In Oscarella lobularis chromosome 5, ooOscLobu1.1, whole genome shotgun sequence, the genomic window GTATCTTACTTCTTCTACGTCGGCATGACGTGTTCGGTTTGCCGACCTGCCGCCACCGAGAGCCTCCTTGCAATTTCATTTTGCGAGTACAGTAAAAGTGAATATTAATGTATCTGACTTCGCTTCTCTGGCTACATAAAGATCGACAATCGATTAGGAAAGGCCAGTTGTCATAAGCAAAGCCCAGACGCTCAGCAAAAGCCATCAATCGTCAGACTAGAACTGTTTTTACGGCCTTGCGCCTGCTTTCTGCCGTAGAAGCAGTCCAGAAGAGTCCCTCCAGGTGAGATGATTAGCACGTGATGCGTTTGAAGAGTGAAGTTGCGCTTTGCAGAACGACGATACCTAAGCAGCTTATCAACTGTGGTGTCACTGTCGAGCGCACCATATATACCGTTTTAAAATATTATCAACACGCGCAGAGCATTGAACTTGGTTCGGGACTCGGGAAGCTTTTAACGGGTCCACGTGAGTTCACGTGAGTTCACGTGAGCGCCGGCAACGCAACAAGTACCGGTCCGGTGCCTAAAATTTTGTTCGCTAGCAATTTTCTCTATAATCAGTTTAACTCTAAGTTGATGAAGGAGCACTGGACACAAGAGCCGAAAGGTACAGTATTGCGTGAGACGCCTAATTAATTCGCGACtaagcgaagaaaaaagatttgGAGTCTTGAAGTTGATTCACAAGGACAAGGTATGAACTTGAAATTGAATATGATCAACACATCTTCCTCCCTTCTAAGGCCTTGAACAATTCCACGTTGTGGAAACCAGGCAATATCTCTGCACAGATTGCATGTGCCATCTATGAATTATTACCTTCGAAGATATTTTGCCACGTGACTTGAAAGGAAAGGATGATCAAACCAGAGGAGGTACCCAAGAAACTTTCCCACAAAATCGTGTTCCGAATTCTCAAACCCGTCATTGAGACAAGCCAAGCCGTGGGACTGAGtctgcagtccccacagttGGACTTCAAGTCAGTGGGAGAAGTCAAGGGCACATCAACCTCCAGCCCCCATGGAGGAAGATTTTCCCAAGTCTCCAGGGGACAGCGAATTAGCCTCCGGCAGCCACGGAAGGAGACATTTGCCTAAGTCCCAAGCCGTTCACCCCCAGCGTGCTAGCCTACTTTAGAGGATGTTCACATCTTGGCCGAAAGGTGGATGTCTTCGTCCAcatcctcttcttcctcgacgGATTGGGCGCGACGCGTGAACAGCTGGCAGCATTATTACATCTACACATAATTCCAAATATTAGCCAAAATCGAACGCATTTCGTCATTTCGCTACTGCGAGGTCAAATGACCAAATCTAAGGAGTGTCCAAACAAACTCAACCAAAACTCAGGTCGGCGAATAATCGCTCCATCGCAAATAGCCAATCTAACAGTCTCAAACGAAGAGATTCATCGTTTTAAGTGCTCTAGGTACGCTGATTTCGACTACGTTAGGAATCTAAGAGGAGAACGGGGCCCGAAATCGGAAGGGGGTCCCACGTACGTGAGCCGTTTCGACTCTTAGCGATCGAGATACGTCGTGTGTCAATCTTAGAGAAACGAATAAAACGAGAAACCGTTTTCTAGGCGCGATTTCGAGGCTCTACTATCGACGGGTCGAAAACTACAGGTAAAACGTCGCTAAAGACGCTATAGCAATAGcaaaggaaagcgaagagcaGGTTTACGCAAATAAGAGCATCTCACCTTGTCGGAATAGTCCGCTGTGACGTTTTTCGTCCTGAAGCGTTTGAGTCTTGAACTTTGCGCTGTAGCGCGCTAAGAGTGCGTCAGAATTTGCCACGTGACTCGGCCAATTTCCTATGAGAGAGGCGGTATGTGTACCCCTCCATCGTTCGACGGCCACGACTCGCTTGTCTTACGTTCTGGGCGGCTGATCGAGAAGAAGCACACCTGTTATTTCCATTTCTAAGTGCTCGACGACCCGTGGAGAGCTCATTATTTGCTCTATTATCGATGGTGCCGTCAATAACGGAGTGCCGCACTGCTAAACGCACCAACATATAAGTATAACAGCAACGACAACAACGGCAACACAACAAAGGCAAAATGACCAAACAAAATGCTACTTATATTTGTTGAATTTAGGTGAACACAATTTTTCTCGCGGTCGCTCGCATTCACTCCCATGTTTGACTTTCAGCTCCTTCTCGTAAACTGAAAacgtttcgatttctttgttgCACTTTCTCCCCTCTTTATCGCATTCCTGAATGcaacttttttttctgtgattACTCCTCCTACACTTTCTTCTGCACTGCACCAGAGTGGTCTCGCAAGTTGAAGTTGACACCGGCCACTTTTCTACCAGAGACGCATAATCTAAAATGAATTTAGGGCCTTCCTTTCCCTGTATGTGATAGTTTTTCCCAATTTTAAAGGGCAGTGATTGAGAGCAAGTTAGTGGCATCCAAAGTGTTATTTTATCATTCCGACTGAGATTGCGACTTCCCACTTTTAGTACCTGTATATAATCCACACTTACTATTCAATTTTATTGCTCCAATTAGTAACATACATCTACTATTTTGACCTTTGTTCGTTGCCATCCGTcctcttctttgattttctcaaCTTCAATGCGGTACACTATATCGAAGCAGAAAACCATACACACATATAGCATATTTGGGTAAATAGAGCTGACCGTAGCGATCTTTTTCACAGGCAGTGCACAACCGACGTCTAATGGGCTCAAGTTTCGGACAGCGGCCTAGTTCAATAGTTGAATAGAGAATCTAAATCTGGACCATATGTTTTCACCTGCACCGCAAACGCATAAAGGCTCGCTGCCAGCTCCAGGTTTACTACAGAGTACGGCTAAATCAGGAACAGCATTATCTAGAGCGTAGAAGATCGCACAACTTTCGTCTGTTTGCAACGAAAAGCATCAGGAAATTTTATTGTTTCTGCTTTTTGTCTTACTTCTGTGATAATAGTAGTAAACTTTTGCGCTAACAGCAGTTAAATGTTTAGCTTCGAACTCGCGAACTGCCCGAAAAGTGAAGCAAGTACGGTTCTCAGGTGATGAACCAATCTAGCAGAATGTTCAAAACTAGCAAAACATTGTACGTTAGTTCTACCTGATCAAAGTAAAAGATCACACCGCGACCCGAGGTTTCAATTCTGTCCAGGAGAATAGATTCGCCGAAAGTTTCGTTTAGCTGTCAGAAGTTGTTTATCAGGAGACATATACATCAGGTAATCGTGCGCTTGCTAGCAACCTCCTTGAGGCAATTCTCTCGGCCTTTCTTGCATGCAACGTAGCCTGTTGGCAATTCGACTTCTATAATAGCTTGATCCGTGTCTACGTCACCTTCGTATCTTAAGAGCAATCCCAATATAACCTGTACTGTAGTTGTATACGTACGTTTTCAAATGATGACTTACAGGGCACAAACTGTCATTAAAGTGTCATTTTCGTTAATTGTTTTGGTTTTCACAGAAAAATTGAACTTGCATTCATTGTTTTCAGCTGTTGGCTCGTTGTATTCAAAGTGCACCTAAATGTGAAAGTTCATACGTAACGCAAAGAGCCGATAGAAAATACCTGAAGGATTCCAAGGCCGTTTCCTGAGCTTTCTACTTTAATGATGTCGTTGCGAGGAAGCTAAATACATTCACTCGTTAAGAATATAACTTTAACATATCAAACTTTTAGGCCTACCATTATTCTTTGATTtacgtctttgttagagtCGTTAACGTGCAACACTTGTTCAAAGGCTTTGTTTCTTGCTGATTTTATGCTAACCGCCAGCTCTCTTTTGAGTGTGATTGCACTAGCAAACTTAGACAGGCATCTGAGAGCCACGACTGTGTCCTGCAAGTTCGAGAAATTACATTAGAGCATTGCCTTTCGAAATTATATTACCTGAGTTGATTTAAACGCTCCCGCCGCGTTTCTTTCACTGTTCAACCACTTAGCCAACGGTCTCGCACTTTGAATGCGCCCCTCTTCAACGTGTCCGCACAACGCATAAGCTGTTGTTTCAACTGATATCGGGTCAGCACCAGATTGTAACTGCTCCTCGCTTGCTGACCAAAACCTTGCCCCGTCGCTTCCTGAACAACACATTTAGAAAATCAACGTTGAACAGAAAGATGCGACGTACTGTTTCTTGATACTTGATCTAAAATAAGCCTCGCTTTCGTTAGTATTTCAGCTCTGCATTGGCAAAGACGGCATGTTACGCACGCCTTTACCAAAGCGGCATAGACAATGGCCCGGCTGTACGGTCTTATAACGGCATCCTTTTCCACATCGATCTCTAATACTCGAACTGCTTTGCAAaaagctgctgctgcattCTAGGAAAAATAGATTAGTTGCACTTTCATTTGCGTTGGCTGCCCATTTTACCGCTGTAAAGAGAGGGTGATTTGGTGCTTGGCAGCATTCGAGTGCTCCGTGTACAACGTAGGCAGTTAGAGAGGCATCTTCACTTTTTACACCGCCCTGATAATGCACCCTTACTTAGAAAGACTTTGAACTCTAATAATATGAGAGCGCTTACAATGAGACGTCTGGAAGTGTCGTACATCTCAATAATGGCGCCATTAGGTGCCTGTCTAGTCGTCAAAAATGTGATAAGTTCCTCTATAACGTTGTCGTCAATGGTAGCGTAGTTTCGAGCATCGCAGAACGTTTGCAGTACAAAAGCGCTTAACCTAAGCAAAAAATGTACGTGCGTATTCGTAAACAAGCCCATTCTTATCTCCGCAAACCATGTTGAGGCGAGTGAGTTCTTAAACTTAGCAAATCCTCCTGATGACGGCTTACGGTAGGTTAACTGATGCCGATATCCTAAGGTAATTTAGCGACTCTCATCATTATGCAATGAATGTAGTGTTAAAATGCCAACCTTTTTGTATCAAGGTTGCATATCTATTTCGAACTTCAAAAAAGAGCTCTCCGGTAGCATTCAAGTGCTTAACTATAGCAACGTTAGGAGCAAATAGTGCGATTGCCTGCTCCCCGCATCCTCCTGGCAGTTTCAGCAGACTTTCGACGTTCTCCACAGCCTTTAGCGTACCTTGAAAATAGTTTCCTGTGACCGATAGCCAAGCCGTGTCTGAGCCGGCAACGTAGTTTTCCGGCAATCGGATATAAAATGTATTGATTTGCTTTTTGCTACCGTAGATACACTGGCGCTCCAATGGATCCTGTTTAGGACACAGTTCGCACTGTGTCCCGTCTGACCAGGAAACGGCAAATGCACTGATTTGATTGTTGCAGCAGTCCTTTTTTGTAAGGTCTTTCCTAATAATTTGACCCAAACACTTCCCGTTGCCGCTTGAAGGCAGGTAAGAAGGGCCCTTGTAGCAGTGACCTGTACGTACATCTAAACCGAATCATAGATAGTTGCAACGATTGTGTGCTGTAATTGACTTACCTTCAGGAGTCGGAGTCGCTGAAAATCTGCACAAATTTTCAGAATTAAAGGCATTAATTCCTAGAGAATAGCACTGCAAAATTCCTGATTAACGCTCGAGACATGCATACCTTGAGGATCCAGCTCAGTACTGTAGGAATGGTCTTTAACAATGCCTTCAGGCTAAAAATAACCGCAcgttaatttaattttaattatttattaatggCTATTTAAAACTTATTAGACATAAGCTAGCCATTGCCTGATCTAAACATTTGCGCATCGAATAGCAGGTAGCAGAGCAACGTATACCTACCTCGATAAGTACGTCAACATACACCACTTCTGTCAGAAGGGTAGTAGTCATACGAACTTTCAACTTCGATTTTCCTGTCTCAAGCGGAACGACCGGAAACAAAACTGTTTTGGTGCTGTGCGGTTCCATATCAAAGCGTATTGCACCGGTTGATTGACCAGTTCCAGCAGTTGTGCACATCTCCTTTTCAGGATCAACAAGCTCCAGAGATACCTACGCCGTTCAATAGTTTGTAATTTCCAATTTTATACTGTAAGTCTTACCCGTTCAGTTCCTGTTTTGTAATTGTATACAGTGCAAGCTATTGTAACCTGCTCTTGACGACGCAGTGAAAAAGGTAGATGGCACTCTACAAACTGCGCCTTGAACGCTCTTAAAAACACAGGGTCTGAAGCACAGAATCCTTGTTTGGAGAAGGCAAGTCCTTGAATGCTCCAATCGGTTATAGTGTCTGGAACGTTAGCAGTAACTGTAACTGGTTTGTTTCTACAAAAGAACAACGCTTTCATAAACTGTAAAATAGACAAGCCCTTTTGTGTACTGAATCTGGATGTTTTCGTCATAGAGCCAAACGTGGGGAAAAAAAGTTCGTTCTTGATAAATGGTGTTATCTACGTCGTTTAGGATATCATCCTGGATGCCTTTTCTCCCACTTCGACCTCTTGGctctttgattataaaaaGAGTTTGGTGTTATTAGACAACTGTCCTCTATCTATCTTGCCTTCGGGGATGCAGCATGACAGGAATCTCACGACGTCCTCTGTTGAAGGATACAAGCACTTTGCAGTCAGTGTACTGTTTCCTGTGAGTATCTTCCGATATTCGGATTTGCATCTGTGAACCACCAGAGATCTGTTTGCAGATGGTGTAATTTCTCTCATCTCTCTTCCCTGATTGCACAGGCACTCTAAGCACGAAGTTACAAATTTAACTTTGTGTCATTTCCCAAATGACCTCCCACTAGCGATGTTTGTCGCTTGGGGCGACTTCCAGCGCACTCGTCACCTAAAAGAAGCCCGCATTATTAGCGCTAACTCAAAAAAGAACTTTTACTGTCTTTTTCGgcaggtgacgtcattctgtTGCTACGTGATGTTAACCCCATAGCCTACAAGAGTTATTTTACAAACATCATAATCTAGGTTATACTCAACTAACACGGAAGATGCCCTCAACTCCATTTTGTTTGTGTTGACATGACGCGTCGTATCGACGCAATTCTTCAAATATCTATTCATAAAATAGTACTGAAATGAACTGTTGTCTACTAAATATCTGCCTTTTCTTTGGTCAGTCTGGTTTCATTGTTAATTAGGTAAAGCCCTTTGTCTACTGCGACTAGTGCAAtatcagaagaagaagcagcatTGATGATGAGATCGATTGGCTGTCCAGGCGAAATGCTACCCCTTATATTCAGCGtgatctaaaaaataaattccaAAGACTGTGGGAAAAATTGACTTGTGACAAACGTCATTGGaacattttttttcaacgtcAACGCACGTGTAATCAGAGACTATTACTGAGCTTCCTTCGCATGTGGTTTCGTAATAGGCAACAACGCACATTGTGCTGCAAAACCGCGATTCAATGTCTAATGAAAATATTGTAGTTGGTCCACCGGTGTCTTCTATAGTGAGggtattttgaatttttccaCAAGAAACCACAGCCACGTGAAATTTCGACTAAACACAAAAGTTACTCTTAATGGATAAACTGAATTCACACTTTGGAAACTGAATGATTTCGTTTCGTGGCAATTTCAAATAACGCAGAGCTGCCCTTTAGGAGTGGCGCCGAAGGACGTGTATAAACAACTATGTATTCACTGCACGACGTTTTGTAAGCTTGAATACGGCATACTTCTGTTTTTAATTGATCCATCAGACCAGCCTAGAGGTTTCTTAAATAAATCAAGATTATTGCGAACGGAAGTGTTTTTGCGCACACTAATAGCTATTTCATTAGCTTTCGTGACGATTTGCGTCGTAAAAGTTGCTATACCACGTTCATCAGAAGCCGCTCGTAGTTCGTTTTGAGCATTTCCTATAATGACTGCAACGTTTTCCTCAGCCACCGCTGCTCCATTAGCGTATCTTACCctaatctaaaaaataatgtACGGTATGTGCGTAGATCAATGCACTACTACTTTTAAATCGTACGACATCAGAGGAACGTAAAAAGGTTTTGATAGACTGCAATCAAACACAATGGGGAAGGAAGTGAAAACAGCTGATCTGTCTTTATTGCTTTGACTTATTTGGCTTGCTTTCTCCGTCACCTCTGCATAGATGTAGAGCAACTTCCCTTCAGGAAAAACGTCATACCCGTCGTTTGGAAAGCTCACTTCTATTACTCCTTTTGTCTAAAGTTAAATCATGAACATAATTCAGTTTCAACCCCAATTAGGACTGATCACTTCTTTGGTTAGTTCAAACAGTCCAGTGTGAAGAATTTCAAGTAAGGTCGAATTCCTTTCAGCTACTCCTACCTTTACATCAAGCCATCCTACTACAGGTTTTCCATACGTATACCTGTACAGAGAATACAGCTTGTTTACATCTCTTTCACTAGCATGTCGGCGTTACATGGAAGCGACTTCGAAGACAATGTGTTCACTTGTTGCATTAATGCTGCGAGGTGGCCTAATGATGACTTCAAATCTTGGCAATACTACATAAAACATTTCTATACTGAAGAGAGCCTTGATAAAGCTATATAGTACCATAGTCTTCAACGTAAAAATGAAATTCTGAAACCGCACTATTCTAAATCAGTCATTATCGTCTAGCttaattttgaaatatttatttatttattccttAATTTAACCTTGCAGCCATATTTGGCATGAATAGTCCATTTTCCAAAACTGGGGTCATGTCCAAGACTCAGTGAGTGCCGTTTAATGACTGAAAGCAACACATTAGAAATTGACTGAAGGGGTTGGAATGGGTACGTGGGTTGTCTCCATCAGCTGGATTCAACACGATACGATCGACAATGATGTCTTGTGGATTCTAGACATTGCCCTATTGCAGATACCGCCTCTGTTCGTAGAGATTTACCTTAACGTCAACAGTGACCTAAATAAATCAAGCGTTTGCGATAGAAAAACGATTTGCTACGCGCAGAGCTTTAACAtatcgcgcgcgctacgtAGGCCCATCCAAGCAATCGACGCACGTCcagtcgaacgtcgtctctgCGAGGCTACGCTACTAGTTTTGTTTGCCAAACTGCACCTTGATCTCATCGTTCACGGGCGTAAGGTCTGGNNNNNNNNNNNNNNNNNNNNNNNNNNNNNNNNNNNNNNNNNNNNNNNNNNNNNNNNNNNNNNNNNNNNNNNNNNNNNNNNNNNNNNNNNNNNNNNNNNNNNNNNNNNNNNNNNNNNNNNNNNNNNNNNNNNNNNNNNNNNNNNNNNNNNNNNNNNNNNNNNNNNNNNNNNNNNNNNNNNNNNNNNNNNNNNNNNNNNNNNAAGAATAAGCAGTGAAATCAAGAAATTCAGCACCGAAGCAGAATACGACGTTTTGACAATCTACGAGTCTCTTGACGGCAAGACCCACAATCTTTCAACTTTTACTGGAAACGTTTTGTCTGGCAAGTTTATAGCAAACCGCTTGCCTACGTCGGGATTAATCTTTCACTTTACGACTGACGGAAGTGTTCAATCAACGGGATTCAAAATAAAACTGGAGTCGTTTCCTTACGAAACGTGCAAGAAACCCGAAGGTGTCGTGTATGGCGGGGTGTTTGTCTCAAATTTTAGTCAGACGGCGGATTTCTGGTGCTGTAACGGCTATAAAATCGAAGGTGTTTCTAATAAAAGATGCCGGCAGGGAGTATGGCTACCAAAGGAGAAAGTGTCCTGTAAAAGTAGGTAGAAGGCATTTTCTATTTgttacttaattaataagcgCTGGTTAATTATTTTAGAAGCTTTACTGTGCCCCAGACCAATTTCTAAGAGTAGTCGTGGAATTGTTGTATCGGGTGATTCAATGGAATACTCGGTAGGTTCTCAGCTAAAATTGAAATGTGAAACCGGATATTACCATGATGGTTTCAAAAAATCGGTGAAAGCAACTTGCAACTGCAATAGGTTATGGGAGTACGACCCTGAAGCTCTAAACTGCAAGCGTGAGTCTTACTCGTGATTCTAGCCAGCTTTAATAATATAATATGGCTTTTCAAATTCCCTAGCCATCACGTGTGGTGAGCCACCAAGTGCGCCAGAGCCAAATGGAAGCAGGCTTATTAGTGAAGAGGGACGAGTATCAGGTAGGTATACTACTAATACAGTTGTGAATTACAGCTGTCCGGATGGATACGGCCTTCGTGGGCTTCCCCACCAAATGTGCAATTTGAACGGTGAGTGGTCTACGCTTTCAGGCAGCAGGGCAGAGCCCCTTCAGTGCATCAGTAAAAATCTTCTAATTTACAATAATCATCATTCTATGTACGTGTGTGCGCTTAGAGGACTTGGCAGTTTGCCCTGATCCTGGAACACCTGAAAACGGTCAACGAAGAGTCTCATCATTTGAACACGGCTATCCTGTCAGCTACGCGTGCAATCCTGGGTACAACCTTATCGGTTCAACACTACGTTCATGTCACGCAACCGGGGTGGACACGCCGTACTGGGACGGGCTCGTAGCGGAGTGCAAGAGTGAGTAACTTACTAGAACCGATCTGATCAGGCTATTTGTTGTAGGCAGAGTGAAAGATGCTGCTGAGGTAGCTGCTAATTTGCGAATCAACTTTCTGGACAGAGTGATAGCTTGTGAAGATGCAGGGCCGAATGATCAGCCGGCGGACAGAATTTCTTTATGCAATGGACGTTCTATCATAGTTGGAGAAGGTTGCGTCGACATTGCCTTTGCTGTGGACTGCTCTAGAAGCATGAAAGGTGCTCTGTTTAGCGAAAGCATCAAATTTGTCATAACTGTCATACAAGTCTTCTTAAATGTTGACGAGGGAGATGCTCGCTTTGCACTGCTGACATACGACAATGAGCCTGAGGTTCATTTTaactttcaaaatttttcgaAGGGGTCTTCTACATATGACATAAGCAACATTTCTTTTTCGGACTTTTGCTGGGGGGCGACAGGAACGAGTGGTGTCCTTACGACGCTTCAAGACGCAATTTTCTCGAACAGTAGAAGAAACTGCAAGAAAGCCGCGTTTCTTATTACTGACGGTCTCACGAATTGGGGCGGTAGTCCACAACAAGCTGCAGAGGAGCTAAGACGCAACAATGTCACTTTGTATGCAATTGCCGTAACCAGTCCGAAATCTAAGCACAGAACTGGATTTGATTCACTTCGAGATCTAGTTTCGAAGGAAACTCATCGAATGGAAGTAGGAAATATGAACGAAGTCATCGATCAAGTAATTAATATCACCGTTAGTAAGTGTTTTTGATTGCAAAAATCTGTGCGCTTGGTCTAATGTAACGCAATTATATAGATTATTCAGAATGCGGAATTGGAGCAGAGTCATCAAGTTGTGAAAACCGACGTCAGAGACGATCTTTGGGCGGTTGTGCGGCAAAGAATGCCGCATGGCCATGGGTGGTTGCCCTTTACTATTGTTCGAAAAATGCAAAGGGTATCACAAAGTGTAACTTTCAATGCGGAGGAAGTATTATTAGTGAGTCTACCATTATGACCGCCGCTCACTGCATTATTAAAAAAGACTTTTCGGCCAACGCTGAGGATTTTTTAGTTGTTGTCGGAGACAGGATACAGACGGTTAACGAAAGAACGGAGAAAACGCATACAGTCTGCAAAATTTCAATTATTCCTCAATACATGCCTGATGAATCACCTCTCTTTGATTACGACATAGCCCTGCTGCATTTGTGCTGCTGTATCAAGTACGGACCGTGGGCACGACCGGTATGCTTACCTGAAATGGGAGACGAGGAACTAGTCCAAGAAGATGGGACAGGAACACTTGTTGGTTGGGGAGCAACTCTCTTAGACAATAACATCACGTTCATTGCAAACCAATATCAAGTTCAAATTCCTATAGTTAGCtgtgaaaaaatgaataagACCCAT contains:
- the LOC136187682 gene encoding complement C3-like (The sequence of the model RefSeq protein was modified relative to this genomic sequence to represent the inferred CDS: added 86 bases not found in genome assembly); translation: RRVIPKLKRSVPVYRRNDEVRIRFVAVKPDLTPVNDEIKVTVDVKNPQDIIVDRIVLNPADGDNPLIKRHSLSLGHDPSFGKWTIHAKYGCKNSAVSEFHFYVEDYVLPRFEVIIRPPRSINATSEHIVFEVASMYTYGKPVVGWLDVKVGVAERNSTLLEILHTGLFELTKETKGVIEVSFPNDGYDVFPEGKLLYIYAEVTEKASQISQSNKDRSAVFTSFPIVFDCSLSKPFYVPLMSYDLKIRVRYANGAAVAEENVAVIIGNAQNELRAASDERGIATFTTQIVTKANEIAISAGLMDQLKTEVCRIQAYKTSCSEYIVVYTRPSAPLLKGSSALFEIATKRNHSVSKSKFHVAVVSCGKIQNTLTIEDTGGPTTIFSLDIESRFCSTMCVVAYYETTCEGSSVIVSDYTCVDVEKKCSNDITLNIRGSISPGQPIDLIINAASSSDIALVAVDKGLYLINNETRLTKEKIFEELRRYDASCQHKQNGVEGIFRAMGLTSRSNRMTSPAEKDSDECAGSRPKRQTSLVGECLCNQGREMREITPSANRSLVVHRCKSEYRKILTGNSTLTAKCLYPSTEDVVRFLSCCIPEEPRGRSGRKGIQDDILNDVDNTIYQERTFFPHVWLYDENIQIQNKPVTVTANVPDTITDWSIQGLAFSKQGFCASDPVFLRAFKAQFVECHLPFSLRRQEQVTIACTVYNYKTGTERVSLELVDPEKEMCTTAGTGQSTGAIRFDMEPHSTKTVLFPVVPLETGKSKLKVRMTTTLLTEVVYVDVLIEPEGIVKDHSYSTELDPQGINAFNSENLCRFSATPTPEDVRTGHCYKGPSYLPSSGNGKCLGQIIRKDLTKKDCCNNQISAFAVSWSDGTQCELCPKQDPLERQCIYGSKKQINTFYIRLPENYVAGSDTAWLSVTGNYFQGTLKAVENVESLLKLPGGCGEQAIALFAPNVAIVKHLNATGELFFEVRNRYATLIQKGYRHQLTYRKPSSGGFAKFKNSLASTWLSAFVLQTFCDARNYATIDDNVIEELITFLTTRQAPNGAIIEMYDTSRRLIGGVKSEDASLTAYVVHGALECCQAPNHPLFTANAAAAFCKAVRVLEIDVEKDAVIRPYSRAIVYAALVKACVTCRLCQCRAEILTKARLILDQVSRNRSDGARFWSASEEQLQSGADPISVETTAYALCGHVEEGRIQSARPLAKWLNSERNAAGAFKSTQDTVVALRCLSKFASAITLKRELAVSIKSARNKAFEQVLHVNDSNKDVNQRIMLPRNDIIKVESSGNGLGILQVHFEYNEPTAENNECKFNFSVKTKTINENDTLMTVCALYEGDVDTDQAIIEVELPTGYVACKKGRENCLKELNETFGESILLDRIETSGRGVIFYFDQIGSSPENRTCFTFRAVREFEAKHLTAVSAKVYYYYHRNESCAIFYALDNAVPDLAVLCSKPGAGSEPLCVCGAGRCPKLEPIRRRLCTACEKDRYVYRIEVEKIKEEDGWQRTKVKIVDVLKVGSRNLSRNDKITLWMPLTCSQSLPFKIGKNYHIQGKEGPKFILDYASLVEKWPVSTSTCETTLVQCRRKCRRSNHRKKSCIQECDKEGRKCNKEIETFSVYEKELKVKHGSECERPREKLCSPKFNKYK
- the LOC136187108 gene encoding complement C2-like produces the protein MAGCLSQILVRRRISGAVTAIKSKVFLIKDAGREYGYQRRKCPVKKLYCAPDQFLRVVVELLYRVIQWNTRLWEYDPEALNCKPITCGEPPSAPEPNGSRLISEEGRVSGRYTTNTVVNYSCPDGYGLRGLPHQMCNLNGEWSTLSGSRAEPLQCIKDLAVCPDPGTPENGQRRVSSFEHGYPVSYACNPGYNLIGSTLRSCHATGVDTPYWDGLVAECKSRVKDAAEVAANLRINFLDRVIACEDAGPNDQPADRISLCNGRSIIVGEGCVDIAFAVDCSRSMKGALFSESIKFVITVIQVFLNVDEGDARFALLTYDNEPEVHFNFQNFSKGSSTYDISNISFSDFCWGATGTSGVLTTLQDAIFSNSRRNCKKAAFLITDGLTNWGGSPQQAAEELRRNNVTLYAIAVTSPKSKHRTGFDSLRDLVSKETHRMEVGNMNEVIDQVINITVNYSECGIGAESSSCENRRQRRSLGGCAAKNAAWPWVVALYYCSKNAKGITKCNFQCGGSIISESTIMTAAHCIIKKDFSANAEDFLVVVGDRIQTVNERTEKTHTVCKISIIPQYMPDESPLFDYDIALLHLCCCIKYGPWARPVCLPEMGDEELVQEDGTGTLVGWGATLLDNNITFIANQYQVQIPIVSCEKMNKTHPKEVTENLFCAGDGKRDACEGDSGSPLVSQRLAGNDFRKPYVATGIVSWGIGCGKPNTNGLYTNLVSSSFNFTEWIKTTTNKNSIDCNTECPLPKKILV